A single Gambusia affinis linkage group LG20, SWU_Gaff_1.0, whole genome shotgun sequence DNA region contains:
- the LOC122822946 gene encoding kelch repeat and BTB domain-containing protein 13 has product MEAPESLGISQDINAENSTVDLEEAEADWVRVRVEESWFHLNRGFLVRHSDYFRALFHSGMKESQEEELYLRGGVHARGFLIALAVCRDENPPIRDPEELVEAVECAAFLQIPTLTRHLCNIIDTDNCLLLYHAASVFGVHRLFQNASLFLCDAFDDLKEAAERTIPEELLKYSQTLSPASYIAIGTHTPSMELLQDTFRVVCFLDEKEGEWKHLTNLPTLCSTSRAGVAVLDNRLYIVGGIYGYGKDTVDRSFCYNPDSGIWTTLPGPQQPRYDFTLLGHEGRLYAIGGEAQKQIISTAEKYDAAKGEWTFIQHAPRPVASAACAVARQRMFVCFWKPPDTTDIYEYMPLKDKWSLTTTMIRPQSYGHCMVAHRDNLYVMRNGPCDDFLRCLMDCYNITTGQWTAMPGHYINSKGALFTAVTRGDSAFTVKHMLTLEYTITANGWKPHRQMKGFPKSGSLWTCLLRLPKTGPVTPELDVDERQREIALPDISERFVDAIQQM; this is encoded by the coding sequence ATGGAAGCGCCTGAGAGCCTGGGAATCAGCCAGGATATTAATGCCGAGAATTCAACTGTTGATCTGGAGGAAGCAGAGGCAGACTGGGTGAGAGTGAGAGTGGAGGAAAGCTGGTTCCATCTTAACCGTGGGTTTCTTGTAAGGCACAGCGACTATTTCCGAGCTCTGTTTCACTCAGGGATGAAAGAAAGCCAGGAAGAGGAGCTATATCTGAGAGGAGGAGTGCACGCAAGAGGTTTCCTTATTGCGCTTGCTGTCTGCAGGGATGAGAACCCCCCCATCAGGGACCCAGAAGAGCTAGTTGAAGCCGTAGAGTGTGCTGCTTTCCTGCAGATTCCCACTTTGACTCGGCATCTTTGCAACATCATAGACACGGATAACTGCCTCTTGCTTTACCACGCGGCTTCCGTCTTCGGAGTGCACAGACTGTTTCAGAAcgcctctctctttctttgtgaTGCTTTTGATGACCTcaaggaagcagcagaaagaacAATTCCTGAAGAGCTGCTCAAATACTCTCAAACGCTCTCCCCTGCCAGTTATATCGCTATAGGGACCCATACGCCATCGATGGAGCTGCTACAGGACACTTTCAGGGTTGTTTGCTTCCTTGATGAAAAGGAAGGGGAGTGGAAGCATCTGACAAACCTGCCAACTCTTTGCAGTACCTCCAGGGCTGGGGTGGCCGTGCTTGACAATCGGCTGTACATTGTTGGAGGAATTTACGGCTATGGCAAAGACACAGTGGACAGAAGCTTCTGTTACAATCCAGATTCAGGGATATGGACAACTCTTCCAGGTCCACAGCAACCAAGATACGACTTTACGCTGCTTGGGCATGAGGGGCGCCTATATGCCATTGGTGGAGAAGCTCAAAAACAGATAATTTCCACAGCAGAGAAGTACGATGCAGCAAAGGGAGAGTGGACATTTATCCAACATGCCCCCAGACCTGTAGCATCAGCAGCTTGTGCTGTTGCTCGTCAACgaatgtttgtttgcttctgGAAACCCCCTGACACTACAGATATCTATGAGTACATGCCGTTAAAAGATAAGTGGAGTCTTACCACCACCATGATCAGACCGCAAAGCTACGGCCACTGTATGGTGGCCCATAGGGACAATTTGTATGTGATGAGGAACGGGCCTTGCGATGACTTCCTGCGCTGCCTGATGGACTGCTACAACATTACGACTGGTCAGTGGACTGCCATGCCCGGACATTACATAAACAGCAAAGGGGCGCTGTTCACTGCAGTGACAAGAGGGGACTCTGCGTTCACAGTGAAGCACATGCTGACTCTTGAATACACCATCACGGCAAATGGATGGAAACCCCACAGACAGATGAAGGGATTCCCAAAGAGTGGTTCACTATGGACTTGTCTACTTAGACTCCCCAAGACCGGACCAGTTACACCAGAACTGGATGTGGAtgagagacaaagagaaattGCTTTGCCAGATATTTCAGAAAGATTTGTGGATGCTATACAACAGATGTGA